One window from the genome of Pyrus communis chromosome 16, drPyrComm1.1, whole genome shotgun sequence encodes:
- the LOC137720160 gene encoding uncharacterized protein, producing MASCGSPDIFSWIQTLPSITQWPTPSMSISICSSSSSQPSLKLSVSKNLQNPTFSFAILADFNLPISLWTSKQFKFNPKSTNLITQEALSSLLVNFIEDVLRYGSSKNNFLIKFLKLDSIANFGDVFNLAFVTLVFLVCIYEAPAGLRSGWLNTLKNYLANCWSRQSSKTLMKLLGSNLEEEWMRSINLAITNWILELQATQGALMKTPSPLFSYGFSAFGLWKVQLYCPLIAMDVAKSSNLSVDERLQFSLNFHQLEGVLQFNYNVMVQERWIDVMLNIDNIRCDVISLVNERLMNEQGAGVAEKHFPSRISLQVTPTTQTNVLSVSVGKSSENPAIEIGKEKGIEGSFEPPNPYLALKVSASETITMSLKPWKFEESVYGYSANLNWFLHDSVDGREVFSSKPSKFQLINPKAWFKDRYSSAYRPFTRQGGVVFAGDEYGEGVLWKVDKAAMGRTMDWEVRGWIWLTYWPNKHKTFYTETRRLEFREILTLTIA from the exons ATGGCTTCTTGTGGCTCTCCTGACATATTTTCCTGGATTCAAACCCTCCCATCGATCACTCAATGGCCAACACCTTCCATGTCCATATCCATATGTTCTTCAAGTTCATCACAACCATCTCTCAAACTCTCTGTttccaaaaatctccaaaaccCTACTTTCTCTTTTGCTATACTTGCAGACTTCAATCTCCCCATCTCCCTTTGGACCTCAAAGCAGTTCAAATTCAACCCTAAATCCACCAACTTAATAACCCAAGAAGCACTTTCCAGCCTCTTAGTCAATTTCATTGAAGATGTCCTTCGTTACGGCTCGAGCAAGAACAATTTCCTGATCAAATTTCTCAAACTCGACTCCATTGCCAACTTTGGCGATGTTTTTAACCTCGCATTTGTCACGCTCGTCTTTCTAGTTTGCATCTATGAAGCCCCCGCAGGTCTCCGGTCGGGATGGCTCAATACTCTCAAGAATTACTTGGCTAATTGTTGGTCAAGACAATCATCAAAGACCCTAATGAAGTTATTAGGATCCAATTTGGAGGAGGAATGGATGAGGTCAATCAATCTTGCAATCACTAATTGGATTCTTGAGCTCCAAGCCACCCAAGGAGCCCTCATGAAAACACCTTCACCACTCTTCTCTTATGGTTTTTCAGCATTTGGGTTGTGGAAAGTCCAATTGTATTGTCCTCTCATAGCCATGGACGTTGCAAAATCCAGCAATCTCTCTGTTGATGAAAGGCTCCAATTCTCTCTGAATTTCCACCAGCTTGAGGGTGTGCTTCAATTCAATTACAATGTCATGGTTCAAGAGAGGTGGATTGATGTGATGCTAAACATCGATAACATAAG GTGTGATGTGATTAGTCTTGTGAACGAGAGACTAATGAACGAACAAGGCGCGGGGGTAGCTGAAAAGCACTTCCCTTCAAGAATTTCATTACAAGTTACTCCAACTACACAAACCAACGTGCTAAGCGTTTCGGTGGGCAAGTCTTCTGAAAACCCTGCAATAGAGATCGGCAAGGAAAAAGGCATAGAAGGCTCGTTCGAACCCCCAAACCCTTACTTGGCGCTCAAGGTATCAGCTAGCGAGACCATAACAATGAGCTTAAAACCCTGGAAGTTTGAGGAATCAGTGTACGGATATAGCGCAAATTTGAACTGGTTTCTTCATGATAGTGTGGATGGAAGAGAGGTCTTCTCTTCTAAGCCATCAAAGTTTCAATTGATCAACCCTAAGGCTTGGTTCAAAGATAGATACTCTAGTGCTTATAGGCCTTTCACAAGGCAAGGAGGGGTTGTTTTTGCTGGTGATGAGTATGGAGAGGGTGTGCTTTGGAAGGTGGACAAAGCCGCCATGGGAAGAACAATGGATTGGGAAGTTAGAGGGTGGATTTGGTTAACATATTGGCCTAACAAACATAAAACATTTTATACTGAAACTAGAAGGTTGGAATTTAGAGAAATCCTCACCCTTACAATTGCTTAA